One window of Trifolium pratense cultivar HEN17-A07 linkage group LG5, ARS_RC_1.1, whole genome shotgun sequence genomic DNA carries:
- the LOC123884515 gene encoding LRR receptor-like serine/threonine-protein kinase IOS1, translating into MKKTMMGTLLHFLSVLLGVLSILVLVQAQDQSGFISIACGLPEHLNFSSNSTTINYISDANFIDTGVSNRIQPIGNNITVLQQLEYVRSFPNGVKNCYKINVTNGTKYLIRASFFYGNYDNLNEPPQFDLHFGANVWDTINASLYRTREIIYTPSQDYIQPCLVNTGNGTPFISTIELRPLNNTIYVTDSPKSVLSRFLRLDIGSITNLQYRYKDDVYDRIWAPFQWDGKKNLSTNNDLLLQNNHKPPSIVMSTAVTSVNASAPLQFYWDADDVNDQYYLYLYFNEVEELAASETRAFNITVNEKFWYGPVIPTYRAAYTVYSNSATPLTGAARYQVSLSKTENSSLPPILNAVEIYKIKDFSESETA; encoded by the exons CTTTCGGTATTGCTTGGCGTCCTTTCTATTTTGGTTTTAGTACAAGCTCAGGATCAATCAG GATTTATCAGCATAGCTTGTGGTCTACCTGAACATTTGAACTTTTCTAGcaacagtacaactataaattACATTTCAGATGCCAATTTCATAGATACAGGTGTAAGTAACAGGATTCAACCTATAGGCAATAATATCACTGTTCTACAGCAACTAGAATATGTGAGGAGTTTTCCTAATGGAGTGAaaaattgttacaaaataaatgtAACAAATGGTACTAAATATTTAATCAGAGCATCTTTCTTTTATGGTAACTATGATAATCTAAATGAACCCCCACAATTTGATCTTCATTTTGGAGCTAATGTGTGGGATACAATAAATGCATCACTCTACAGAACAAGGGAGATCATTTACACTCCATCACAAGATTACATACAACCATGTCTTGTTAATACAGGAAATGGAACTCCGTTCATTTCAACTATCGAATTGAGGCCTTTGAACAATACAATATATGTCACAGACTCACCTAAATCAGTATTATCGCGCTTCTTACGATTGGATATAGGTTCCATCACAAACTTACAGTACAG GTACAAAGATGATGTGTATGACCGCATTTGGGCACCTTTTCAGTGGGATGGGAAGAAAAATTTAAGCACCAATAATGATCTATTACTTCAAAATAATCATAAACCACCATCAATTGTGATGAGCACTGCTGTTACATCAGTAAATGCCAGTGCCCCTTTACAATTTTATTGGGATGCAGATGATGTAAATGATCAATACTACCTTTACCTATACTTTAATGAGGTTGAAGAGCTCGCCGCAAGTGAAACTAGAGCGTTCAATATCACAGTGAATGAAAAATTTTGGTATGGTCCTGTGATACCTACATACCGGGCAGCATATACCGTATATAGTAATAGTGCAACACCTTTGACCGGAGCCGCAAGGTATCAAGTTAGCCTTTCTAAGACAGAGAATTCAAGCCTTCCACCCATTCTCAATGCTGTTgagatttataaaataaaagacttctcagaatcagAAACTGCATAG